One genomic segment of Sanyastnella coralliicola includes these proteins:
- a CDS encoding T9SS type A sorting domain-containing protein, translating into MKRTILSLALLMLCFPVLSQDCYNVYLGLDSYIAQGGPEAVFWELVDNENTLIESGVAQYSMNDPYYDQVLCLEPGCYTLNAEVNGFFNPLGIEAYLESDNGEINDLMISMLDLGLAIEFCVSAPAVDCPETISFEQVGEECAVYIATVDGYDGPVIWDATGFGAFDGDESYMFDFWNEGVYDVCATILTDDCETTICTSITIDCFDNCELYVGLEQETDCGPFLFYGENENPELPIWWWVEGLNIQSEGSYFTFMPEEAGVYTVCASNESELCPWGDVSCFTIEVPEGCFAQECPETISFQQVGEECAVYIAAVDGYEGPVIWEATGFDTFEGNESYMFDFWNEGVYEVCATIISDDCETTICNTITIDCFNECEVDVFVSEFDCGIEFDVDWTNADWFGWYVDGLLVSEMDLGFSFFPEVYGTYDLCFVYESIECGGQEWCYNYTPSEECFAQSCELYVTVVEETDCAFVFYGENENPDLPIWWWVEGLNIQNEGPFFTFSPDEPGEYTICASNESELCPWGNVTCYTVEVPEGCFSEECEFEIIVDQFDCGSFFVSLDGDYDESGVNWYLDEELYMESSGFTNVNLPNNGAYQLCVTYESEDCSTEQCVTLYAEGCVEECTEVQGSMTSWVSEGGPVYVDWTLYTAEEEVLLNGIEQFSEDDPVAFIDFCLEEGCYIYEVFNPNGELDSESFSVGLGGVLGLVEVTNLIQLDQYIVFEFCVESTLGYPEGDCPDPEIWAGGNCGEWAFEIGSFQEGEQAIWSFGDGTVMEGGHFITHEFDEPGSYDVCVEFWSDECEGVYACTTIYVEDCVNSCDVDVYVTEMDCSIIFDAATVPSDNYGWYVNGELVSENELALFFDPEYAGYYEFCLVYENEECGTQEWCYSTVFEEDCFSDECFLEITYTMNDDCGPFVFLGATYDPNTPIWWWVEGQNIESEGNAFTFMPEEAGVYTICAGIETPECPFGTTECITIEVPEGCFETEDCTLYGEVEALTCDVWLLELGGNLPWEVIPGIWLDNEYYGQGMSATFLLEPGWHTVCAGYESEACEGEVEWCTEFYVEECECPYYVESWVDGCQVFLEIPQADPNAEVLWEVNGVTYEGGSVLDVIVSENGYYTGCAVYNDPFCQDLVLCFDFGIDGCEEETDCFLQVDYQLIEGTTYLFEANAPDNATVWWSINDEVIESGNLFDYEFNAFGQYEICAFYETPECPEGVWECVNIVVADEFDCTPVVIYFDAIDELDVDVDIEYIIEGLGFELEGLITIQEECGSTILELCVPDGCYQVTMSLEEFEDLALYLAIFIDNGLPIEYDIDFLNQTVTIEMGVNDDCATDIASAELESLSLFPNPVNETLNVVYPNGNNDQWMIFDSKGSLVEQGNLNEFGVLKLNTSHLESGAYVLRIEGNTKVLTQRFQVIH; encoded by the coding sequence ATGAAACGAACTATACTGTCTCTTGCATTGCTAATGCTTTGCTTTCCTGTCTTATCTCAGGATTGCTACAATGTTTACTTAGGTCTCGATAGCTACATCGCCCAAGGCGGGCCCGAAGCGGTTTTCTGGGAGTTAGTAGATAACGAGAATACCCTCATCGAATCAGGGGTTGCCCAATATTCGATGAACGATCCGTACTACGATCAAGTGCTTTGCTTAGAACCGGGATGCTACACCTTAAACGCTGAGGTGAATGGCTTTTTCAATCCACTAGGTATCGAAGCTTACCTTGAATCAGACAACGGTGAAATCAATGATTTGATGATTTCAATGCTCGACCTAGGACTAGCCATTGAGTTCTGTGTTTCGGCACCGGCGGTTGATTGTCCTGAGACGATTAGCTTCGAACAAGTAGGAGAGGAGTGTGCTGTGTATATCGCTACCGTTGATGGCTATGATGGACCTGTCATTTGGGATGCTACAGGTTTTGGAGCGTTTGACGGAGATGAATCATACATGTTCGACTTCTGGAACGAAGGTGTTTACGACGTATGTGCAACGATCTTGACCGATGACTGTGAGACGACCATTTGTACTTCGATCACCATCGACTGTTTTGATAACTGTGAGCTGTACGTAGGTTTAGAACAAGAGACAGATTGTGGTCCATTCCTGTTCTATGGCGAAAACGAAAATCCTGAACTCCCAATCTGGTGGTGGGTAGAAGGGTTGAACATTCAAAGCGAAGGCTCTTACTTCACTTTTATGCCTGAAGAAGCGGGGGTATACACTGTTTGTGCTTCCAACGAATCTGAACTATGCCCTTGGGGAGACGTTTCTTGTTTCACTATTGAAGTTCCTGAAGGCTGTTTTGCTCAGGAATGTCCGGAAACGATCAGCTTCCAACAAGTCGGTGAGGAGTGTGCGGTATACATCGCTGCAGTGGACGGTTATGAAGGTCCTGTTATCTGGGAGGCTACAGGCTTTGATACTTTCGAAGGCAATGAATCATACATGTTTGACTTCTGGAACGAAGGCGTTTACGAGGTGTGTGCAACGATTATTTCAGATGATTGTGAGACAACCATTTGTAACACGATTACGATCGATTGCTTTAATGAATGTGAGGTTGATGTATTTGTATCTGAATTTGATTGCGGTATTGAATTCGACGTGGATTGGACCAATGCAGATTGGTTCGGATGGTACGTTGATGGATTACTTGTTTCAGAGATGGATCTAGGATTTAGCTTCTTTCCCGAGGTTTATGGAACTTATGATCTCTGCTTTGTCTACGAATCTATTGAATGTGGTGGACAAGAGTGGTGCTACAACTACACGCCTTCGGAAGAGTGCTTCGCTCAGAGCTGCGAGTTGTATGTGACTGTTGTCGAAGAAACAGACTGCGCCTTCGTCTTCTACGGCGAAAACGAGAATCCTGACCTGCCTATTTGGTGGTGGGTTGAAGGATTGAATATCCAAAACGAAGGACCTTTCTTCACGTTCAGTCCAGATGAGCCAGGTGAGTACACAATTTGTGCATCGAACGAATCTGAACTTTGTCCTTGGGGAAATGTGACTTGCTACACGGTTGAAGTTCCTGAAGGCTGTTTCTCTGAAGAGTGCGAATTTGAAATTATCGTTGATCAGTTCGACTGTGGTTCTTTCTTCGTGAGTCTCGATGGAGATTACGACGAGAGCGGAGTGAATTGGTACCTCGATGAAGAACTTTACATGGAGAGCTCAGGGTTCACGAACGTGAATCTTCCAAACAATGGAGCATACCAACTCTGCGTGACCTACGAGTCTGAAGATTGTTCAACCGAACAATGCGTGACGCTATACGCTGAAGGATGCGTTGAAGAGTGCACCGAAGTACAAGGAAGCATGACAAGCTGGGTCAGCGAAGGCGGTCCCGTATATGTTGACTGGACGTTGTACACAGCTGAAGAAGAAGTCTTGCTTAATGGAATTGAGCAGTTCTCAGAAGACGATCCTGTTGCATTCATTGACTTCTGTCTTGAAGAAGGCTGCTATATCTATGAAGTTTTTAACCCTAACGGGGAATTGGATAGCGAATCGTTCAGCGTAGGCCTTGGCGGCGTCTTGGGCTTGGTTGAAGTGACGAATCTGATCCAGTTAGATCAATACATCGTCTTTGAATTCTGTGTGGAAAGTACCCTAGGGTATCCTGAAGGTGATTGTCCTGATCCAGAAATTTGGGCTGGTGGCAACTGCGGTGAATGGGCCTTTGAAATCGGATCATTCCAAGAAGGCGAGCAAGCCATCTGGTCTTTCGGAGATGGAACTGTCATGGAAGGAGGTCACTTCATTACGCACGAATTCGATGAGCCAGGTAGCTACGATGTTTGCGTAGAGTTCTGGAGCGATGAATGTGAAGGTGTCTACGCCTGCACGACGATCTACGTTGAAGACTGTGTGAATTCATGTGACGTAGATGTGTATGTCACTGAAATGGACTGCTCGATCATCTTCGATGCAGCAACCGTACCATCTGACAACTACGGCTGGTATGTGAATGGTGAACTCGTTTCTGAAAACGAACTAGCGCTATTCTTCGACCCAGAATATGCAGGATACTACGAGTTCTGTCTCGTCTACGAAAATGAAGAATGTGGAACGCAAGAATGGTGTTACAGCACCGTTTTCGAAGAAGACTGTTTCTCTGATGAGTGCTTCCTAGAGATCACTTACACGATGAATGATGACTGCGGTCCGTTTGTGTTCTTAGGGGCAACATATGATCCAAATACACCAATCTGGTGGTGGGTTGAAGGACAGAACATCGAAAGTGAAGGAAACGCATTCACCTTTATGCCAGAAGAAGCAGGGGTCTACACGATCTGCGCGGGAATCGAAACGCCTGAATGTCCGTTCGGAACTACTGAATGCATCACGATTGAAGTACCAGAAGGCTGCTTTGAAACCGAAGATTGTACCCTCTACGGTGAAGTGGAAGCCTTGACTTGCGACGTGTGGTTGCTAGAACTAGGCGGAAACCTTCCATGGGAAGTTATTCCAGGAATCTGGCTTGACAATGAGTACTACGGACAAGGAATGTCAGCAACCTTCTTGCTTGAGCCGGGATGGCACACAGTATGCGCTGGCTACGAGTCTGAAGCTTGTGAAGGCGAAGTAGAATGGTGCACTGAATTCTACGTCGAAGAATGTGAATGTCCATACTACGTGGAGTCTTGGGTTGACGGATGCCAAGTCTTCCTTGAAATTCCACAAGCTGATCCAAATGCTGAGGTGTTGTGGGAAGTCAATGGAGTCACCTATGAAGGAGGAAGTGTCCTAGACGTAATCGTCAGCGAAAATGGTTACTACACAGGATGCGCGGTCTACAATGATCCATTCTGCCAAGACCTTGTGTTGTGCTTCGACTTTGGAATTGATGGTTGCGAAGAAGAAACAGATTGTTTCCTTCAGGTAGACTACCAATTGATCGAGGGAACAACTTACCTCTTCGAAGCGAATGCCCCAGATAATGCCACGGTTTGGTGGTCGATCAACGATGAAGTGATAGAAAGCGGAAACCTCTTTGATTATGAGTTCAACGCTTTCGGTCAGTACGAGATCTGCGCCTTCTATGAGACGCCTGAATGTCCTGAAGGAGTTTGGGAATGTGTGAACATCGTGGTTGCTGATGAATTCGATTGTACTCCAGTGGTCATCTACTTTGACGCCATTGATGAATTGGATGTAGACGTCGATATCGAGTACATCATTGAAGGCCTTGGTTTCGAATTAGAAGGCTTGATCACGATCCAAGAAGAGTGTGGTTCAACGATTCTAGAGCTATGTGTGCCTGATGGATGTTACCAGGTGACGATGTCGCTTGAAGAGTTTGAAGACCTCGCGCTTTACCTCGCGATCTTCATCGATAACGGCTTGCCAATTGAGTATGACATTGACTTCTTGAACCAGACAGTTACCATTGAAATGGGTGTGAATGATGATTGTGCTACTGATATCGCTAGCGCGGAATTGGAATCACTTTCTCTCTTCCCTAATCCAGTAAATGAAACATTGAATGTTGTTTACCCGAATGGCAACAACGACCAATGGATGATTTTCGATAGCAAAGGAAGTTTAGTCGAACAAGGAAATTTGAATGAATTCGGTGTGCTTAAACTGAATACTAGCCACTTGGAAAGCGGTGCGTATGTTCTTCGAATAGAAGGCAATACCAAAGTCCTGACGCAGCGATTCCAGGTTATTCACTGA
- a CDS encoding VWA domain-containing protein gives MQGRLLIFIFILLSHSALAQIEASIQKHNFGEVERTTDRVVDIQFTNNGNDGAFVLRTKSENYYSTLWSHRQVAADSTITLRVKFNPRNKGAYNDELEIYFSSMQEPIKIKLRAEVNYVDRGDNPACPSFRERPDDCCEDDAFMVKVIDQKTRKPIKNARVRLIEQGVLQRDVRTDREGVYTEPVPIGYYFMVASAEGYLSTDSTSYINRRNNYFELELEKEEKEEELELEEELEEEWTVESEETIVIRIGPVDMEPVVVESAEEEPILVTSADLPEDQYRPNSIVFLVDVSQSMNQSGKLDLLKASMLEMIGILRPIDQVALISYASKTEVVFDMTSADRKGEMESAIKALEAGGMTSGAKGFRDAYELANEYFIEGGNNEVIVTTDGAFTKRDSPQILKMADKNRKKDVKTTVVGIRSKSYAIETLEKVAEEGHGSFILIEDYDVALESLVDEIKKQSLRRQ, from the coding sequence ATGCAAGGAAGACTGCTCATCTTCATATTTATCTTGCTTAGCCATTCCGCGCTAGCGCAAATAGAAGCCTCGATCCAAAAACACAATTTTGGAGAGGTTGAACGTACCACAGACCGCGTGGTGGATATTCAATTCACTAACAACGGCAATGACGGTGCCTTCGTTTTGCGCACGAAAAGCGAGAATTATTACTCCACCCTTTGGTCACATCGACAGGTAGCGGCAGATAGTACTATTACGCTGCGCGTGAAGTTTAACCCAAGAAATAAGGGAGCGTACAATGATGAGCTTGAGATCTATTTCTCGTCGATGCAAGAGCCAATAAAGATCAAGTTGCGGGCAGAAGTAAACTACGTTGATCGAGGGGATAATCCCGCTTGTCCGAGTTTCAGAGAACGTCCTGATGATTGTTGTGAGGATGATGCGTTCATGGTCAAAGTAATTGATCAAAAAACGCGAAAACCCATTAAGAATGCCCGCGTCAGATTGATTGAGCAAGGGGTGTTGCAACGTGATGTGCGCACTGATCGTGAAGGCGTGTATACTGAGCCGGTGCCTATTGGCTATTACTTTATGGTCGCTAGCGCGGAAGGGTACCTCAGCACGGATTCAACGAGTTATATCAACCGACGGAATAACTACTTCGAGCTCGAGCTTGAAAAGGAAGAGAAAGAGGAAGAGTTAGAATTAGAGGAAGAATTAGAAGAAGAGTGGACTGTTGAAAGTGAGGAGACGATTGTGATTCGAATTGGTCCAGTAGATATGGAGCCGGTAGTGGTGGAGTCAGCGGAGGAGGAACCTATTCTCGTCACAAGCGCTGACCTTCCTGAAGATCAATACCGTCCGAACAGCATTGTCTTCTTGGTTGACGTTTCGCAGTCAATGAATCAAAGTGGAAAGCTAGATCTGTTAAAGGCATCTATGCTGGAAATGATCGGTATTCTTCGTCCGATTGATCAGGTAGCCTTAATCAGCTATGCCTCAAAAACCGAAGTGGTCTTTGATATGACTTCCGCAGATCGGAAAGGGGAGATGGAATCAGCCATCAAAGCCCTCGAAGCTGGTGGAATGACTTCGGGAGCGAAGGGCTTCAGAGACGCCTATGAACTCGCAAACGAATACTTCATCGAAGGGGGAAACAACGAAGTCATCGTAACCACCGATGGCGCCTTTACTAAACGCGACAGTCCGCAGATTCTGAAGATGGCTGACAAGAACCGCAAGAAGGATGTGAAGACAACCGTGGTGGGGATTCGATCAAAATCTTATGCCATCGAAACCCTAGAGAAGGTGGCGGAAGAAGGCCATGGGTCCTTCATTTTGATTGAAGACTATGATGTGGCCCTGGAGTCTTTGGTCGACGAGATCAAAAAGCAATCACTACGTCGACAGTAA
- a CDS encoding arsenate reductase family protein yields MKKIYHLSTCNTNQRIIKELGLKDRNDIEMQDIKFDKMTLEQVDHMKSLAGSYEALFSRRSMKFRSMGLADKTLTEDDYRQLIIDEYTFLKRPVIVIDDKIFIGSAKAQVQGAAEAIG; encoded by the coding sequence ATGAAAAAGATCTATCACCTTTCTACTTGTAATACTAATCAGCGTATTATCAAGGAACTTGGTCTAAAAGACCGAAATGACATCGAAATGCAGGACATCAAGTTCGACAAGATGACTCTTGAACAAGTAGATCACATGAAGTCGTTGGCAGGCTCATACGAAGCTTTGTTTTCACGTCGTTCAATGAAGTTCCGTTCCATGGGATTAGCAGATAAGACCTTGACTGAAGACGATTACCGTCAACTCATTATTGATGAGTACACTTTCCTGAAGCGACCAGTGATCGTAATTGACGACAAGATTTTTATCGGTAGTGCTAAGGCTCAGGTTCAAGGCGCCGCCGAAGCAATTGGCTAA
- a CDS encoding DMT family transporter yields MSKKLVAHILLFFVAVIYGANYLVAKGLMPDLIGPSGFIFIRVSAATVLFWIVYLLSYEKIDKKDLVRLALCGLTGVATNQLFFFNGLNATSPVNASIIMTSNPILVLVVSAIILKTRITSRKLAGIFLGAAGAIVLLLLQGSAKISWQGDVMILINALSYGIYLVLVKPLMVKYKPVTVITWVFTMGLILVAPIGFNQFMAIDWSSFTSSHWLGVFYVVICTTFLVYLMNIYALKTVQPTVVSVYIYLQPLLAGIFAYIFASFGGEDYTGDINWQRILCALAIFVGVYLVSVPARRQR; encoded by the coding sequence ATGTCAAAAAAGCTTGTAGCACACATACTGCTATTCTTCGTAGCCGTTATCTACGGTGCGAATTACTTGGTGGCTAAAGGTTTGATGCCTGACTTAATTGGTCCATCTGGCTTTATCTTCATCCGTGTTTCTGCAGCGACAGTTTTATTTTGGATTGTCTATCTCCTCAGTTACGAGAAGATCGATAAGAAAGACCTTGTCCGACTAGCCTTGTGTGGACTCACTGGCGTGGCGACCAATCAGTTGTTCTTTTTCAATGGGTTGAATGCGACCTCTCCGGTCAATGCGTCCATCATTATGACGAGTAACCCAATTCTGGTTCTGGTGGTGTCAGCGATCATACTGAAGACCCGAATCACTTCGAGAAAACTAGCTGGAATCTTCCTAGGAGCAGCTGGAGCAATTGTGTTGCTCTTACTTCAAGGGAGCGCTAAAATCAGTTGGCAGGGAGATGTAATGATCCTGATCAATGCGCTGTCATATGGTATCTACCTTGTGTTGGTCAAGCCGTTGATGGTTAAGTATAAACCCGTCACTGTCATTACATGGGTGTTTACCATGGGACTCATCTTGGTGGCTCCTATTGGTTTCAATCAATTCATGGCAATTGACTGGAGTAGCTTTACCTCTTCACATTGGTTGGGTGTATTCTATGTGGTGATTTGTACTACGTTCTTGGTCTACTTGATGAATATCTACGCCTTGAAGACGGTTCAGCCAACGGTAGTGAGTGTGTACATCTACCTCCAACCATTGTTAGCAGGAATCTTCGCCTACATCTTCGCCAGCTTTGGTGGGGAAGACTATACAGGCGACATCAATTGGCAACGAATCTTGTGTGCGCTCGCAATCTTCGTCGGAGTTTATTTGGTCAGTGTGCCTGCCCGCAGGCAGCGGTAG
- a CDS encoding uridine kinase family protein has protein sequence MKKPYLIGIVGGSASGKTSFLNALLDSFGQEELSLVSQDNYYRPAEEQPKDENGWMNFDLPESIYGDEFVRDLEVLKSGQAIERLEYTFNNPAITPAMIRVEPTPVVISEGLFVLHYAGVREMLDFKVYIDADADIRLQRRIDRDAKERGYPEDEVRYQWANHVRPADQKYLEPYKDQCDLVVNNNESFEQGLAALVSHIKSKLT, from the coding sequence GTGAAAAAGCCGTATCTCATCGGAATCGTAGGTGGCAGCGCCAGTGGGAAAACATCCTTCCTGAATGCCTTGCTTGACAGCTTTGGTCAAGAAGAGCTTAGCCTCGTATCACAGGATAATTACTATCGTCCGGCCGAAGAACAACCCAAAGACGAAAATGGGTGGATGAATTTCGATCTTCCGGAATCGATCTATGGAGATGAATTCGTTCGAGACCTCGAAGTATTGAAATCAGGTCAAGCCATTGAACGCCTCGAATACACCTTCAATAATCCAGCAATTACCCCTGCCATGATTCGCGTGGAGCCCACTCCAGTAGTGATCAGCGAAGGCCTGTTTGTGCTTCATTATGCCGGAGTACGAGAGATGCTTGATTTCAAGGTGTATATCGATGCTGATGCTGACATTCGTCTGCAACGACGCATTGATCGAGATGCAAAAGAGCGAGGTTACCCTGAAGATGAAGTGCGTTATCAATGGGCAAATCACGTAAGACCGGCCGATCAGAAGTACTTGGAGCCATACAAGGATCAATGCGACCTTGTGGTGAATAATAATGAGAGCTTTGAACAAGGACTAGCAGCACTGGTTAGTCACATCAAGAGCAAATTGACATGA
- a CDS encoding 3-hydroxyanthranilate 3,4-dioxygenase, whose amino-acid sequence MPIRRPFNLLQWIEENRELLKPPVGNKNMYVESGDYIVMIVAGPNARKDYHYNETEELFYQIEGEINVRIQEDGKAVDIPLKAGDMYLHPAKVPHSPMRSEGSIGLVIERKRASYEGKDGLLWFCDNCNHKLHETYFPLSNIEKDFLPRFNEFYASKELRTCNNCGHVMEVDERFVTED is encoded by the coding sequence ATGCCCATTAGACGTCCGTTCAACCTCCTTCAGTGGATCGAAGAAAACAGAGAACTACTCAAGCCTCCGGTTGGAAATAAAAACATGTATGTAGAAAGCGGCGATTACATTGTAATGATCGTTGCCGGACCAAACGCGCGCAAGGATTACCACTACAACGAAACGGAAGAGCTCTTCTATCAAATTGAGGGGGAGATCAACGTACGCATCCAAGAAGATGGCAAGGCGGTAGATATTCCGTTGAAAGCAGGCGATATGTACCTACACCCAGCAAAGGTGCCGCATTCACCAATGCGTTCAGAGGGCTCTATCGGACTAGTGATTGAGCGTAAGCGTGCTTCTTACGAAGGGAAAGATGGACTCCTATGGTTCTGCGATAATTGTAATCACAAACTGCACGAAACCTACTTCCCTCTATCGAATATTGAGAAAGATTTCTTGCCTCGTTTCAATGAGTTTTATGCCTCAAAAGAGCTGAGAACATGCAACAATTGCGGGCATGTGATGGAGGTGGACGAACGCTTCGTTACGGAAGACTGA